The following proteins are co-located in the Pochonia chlamydosporia 170 chromosome 6, whole genome shotgun sequence genome:
- a CDS encoding ring finger protein (similar to Magnaporthe oryzae 70-15 XP_003718272.1) — MDSAGDDDDPRFMELETLEAIYPEIRHSHSPESSKSGGSRFSFELELPVEPAKPVTVLFPAASTGVPDERGAPASTSTAALAASTNGAPGEPVDSLLVSHLPPLSLRITLPDGYPSDKPPVVTISTTPQWLSQATVRTLEDDGPRLWEEAGRDMVAYTYIDHLQREAENVFGAISSKGTLEVDPEHKLAVLDFDINAKKAAFEKETFECGICLDPKKGSKCHKMLDCGHIFCLQCLQDFYTDAIKEGNLSTVRCLTPNCSKERASSTSTAKGKTKAVISPSELLQIGLPEDMVKRYVTLKYKTELEADKDTIYCPRQWCNGAARSKRHKKPEGLEFADSSGEDTADTVTANNANEDANDEKGSKKKNKVKKFDPADLLSVCEDCGFAFCSRCMQTWHGEFVRCAPKRNKDELTEEEKASLEYLQLHTSPCPTCNAPAQKTHGCNHMICSRCDTHFCYLCSSWLDPANPYKHYNTQAGGKVTSCYMRLWELEGGDGDDVGLGYVGGRGPAQLPAEDEEIVHIVPEIEEPESEGDSESDDDDEPIEQNPPVAVAREAPLVLRLMDNQPRREPAPQPPPARARGGRGRGQARGRGHQHPNQIPAPRGAAHRRGQPPPRARGRAPRGNRQHNPHHGADQDANANANENANALDPAQAAWVRHFVQMALIDAEDQVEGGDSDSDDGNWRIR, encoded by the exons atggataGTGCGGGGGACGACGACGACCCCCGGTTTATGGAACTCGAAACCTTGGAGGCTATATACCCCGAGATACGCCACTCACACTCTCCCGAATCATCGAAAAGCGGTGGATCGAGGTTTTCTTTTGAGCTTGAACTTCCAGTAGAACCGGCAAAACCTGTTACAGTCCTCTTCCCGGCTGCTTCGACTGGTGTACCGGATGAGCGAGGAGCCCcggcatcaacatcaactgcaGCTCTGGCGGCGTCGACAAACGGTGCACCAGGAGAACCAGTTGATTCTCTGCTTGTATCTCACTTACCTCCGCTGTCATTGAGAATTACCCTCCCGGATGGATATCCCTCTGATAAACCGCCTGTTGTTACAATCTCCACTACACCGCAGTGGCTTTCGCAGGCAACAGTGCGTACCCTAGAGGATGATGGACCGAGATTGTGGGAAGAAGCTGGGAGAGACATGGTCGCGTACACGTACATTGATCATTTGCAGAGGGAGGCGGAGAATGTGTTTGGAGCTATCAGTTCCAAGGGAACTTTGGAGGTTGATCCTGAACACAAGCTTGCCGTGTTGGACTTTGacatcaacgccaagaaggcagcaTTTGAGAAGGAGACGTTTGAGTGTGGTATATGCCTAG ACCCCAAGAAAGGCTCCAAATGCCACAAGATGCTAGACTGCGGCCACATCTTCTGCCTCCAATGCCTCCAAGACTTCTACACCGACGCCATAAAAGAAGGCAACCTCTCTACGGTCCGCTGCCTCACACCAAACTGCTCCAAAGAGCgcgcatcatcaacctccaccgCCAAAGGCAAGACCAAAGCCGTCATCAGCCCCAGCGAACTGCTCCAGATCGGTCTCCCAGAGGACATGGTCAAACGCTACGTAACCCTCAAGTACAAGACGGAACTCGAAGCTGACAAGGACACCATCTACTGTCCTCGCCAATGGTGCAATGGGGCCGCTCGCTCCAAAAGGCACAAAAAGCCCGAAGGTCTCGAGTTTGCAGACTCCTCTGGCGAAGACACAGCAGACACAGTCACCGCGAACAACGCCAACGAGGACGCAAACGACGAAAAgggcagcaagaagaagaacaaagtCAAGAAATTTGACCCGGCAGACTTACTCTCCGTCTGTGAGGACTGCGGGTTCGCCTTCTGCAGCAGATGTATGCAGACGTGGCACGGGGAGTTCGTACGCTGTGCGCCAAAGCGCAACAAGGACGAACTAacagaggaggagaaggcgTCGTTGGAATATCTACAGCTTCACACTAGTCCCTGTCCTACGTGTAATGCGCCGGCGCAGAAAACCCATGGGTGCAACCATATGATTTGTTCGAGGTGCGACACACACTTCTGCTACTTGTGTTCGTCGTGGTTGGATCCCGCAAATCCATACAAGCACTACAATACACAGGCCGGCGGGAAAGTCACATCTTGCTATATGCGGCTCTGGGAACTGGAaggcggcgacggcgacgacgtTGGACTAGGCTACGTCGGTGGAAGAGGACCAGCACAACTACCCgccgaagacgaggaaaTCGTCCACATCGTCCCCGAGATCGAAGAACCCGAGTCTGAAGGAGATTCTGAAtccgatgacgacgacgagccTATCGAGCAGAACCCCCCTGTAGCAGTCGCCCGCGAAGCCCCCCTCGTCCTCCGCCTAATGGACAATCAACCTCGTCGAGAGCCTGCGCCCCAACCACCgccagccagagcaagaGGAGGACGCGGTCGAGGTCAAGCTAGAGGACGAggccatcaacacccaaaCCAAATCCCCGCCCCTCGAGGCGCCGCCCATCGCCGCGGCCAACCCCCTCCACGAGCAAGAGGAAGAGCACCGCGTGGCAACAGACAGCATAATCCTCATCATGGCGCAGACCAAGATGCAAATGCGAATGCCAACGAAAATGCAAATGCCCTCGATCCAGCACAGGCAGCCTGGGTCCGCCACTTTGTTCAGATGGCCCTCATAGACGCAGAAGACCAGGTCGAGGGCGGAGATTCCGATTCCGACGACGGAAACTGGCGCATTCGCTGA
- a CDS encoding dolichyl pyrophosphate phosphatase (similar to Metarhizium acridum CQMa 102 XP_007806857.1), with translation MIDDTAPLASLSVTHVYYDPEDPLSLLCAYLALLPQALCIVYTTLILTTREVEIALMFLGQLGCEALNFLLKRLIKEERPRRIHGKGYGMPSSHAQFVAFWSVSLTLFLLLRHRPQTQAPHAGHTRSWTVVERAGIALVTAVVAGLTAWSRIYLNYHTPRQVIVGSVAGVVIGLGWFAVTAVVRRTGLLAWGLELPIAKALRVRDLVVSEDVCQAGWEKWERRDKVKTG, from the exons ATGATTGACGACACTGCGCCACTGGCGTCGCTCTCCGTCACCCACGTCTACTAT GACCCAGAAGACCCTCTCTCCCTCCTCTGCGCCTACCTAGCCCTCCTCCCGCAAGCCCTCTGCATAGTCTACACGACCCTCATCCTCACGACGCGCGAGGTCGAAATCGCACTCATGTTCCTAGGCCAACTGGGCTGCGAAGCgctcaacttcctcctcaaacGCCTCATCAAGGAGGAGCGGCCGCGCAGAATCCACGGCAAGGGCTACGGCATGCCCAGCTCGCACGCGCAGTTCGTCGCCTTCTGGAGCGTCTCCCTCACGCTGTTCCTCTTGCTACGGCACAGGCCGCAGACGCAGGCGCCGCACGCAGGGCACACTCGGTCGTGGACGGTGGTCGAGCGTGCGGGCATAGCTCTCGTGACGGCCGTGGTGGCTGGGCTCACGGCATGGAGCAGGATATACTTGAATTACCATACGCCCAGGCAGGTTATCGTGGGGAGCGTGGCCGGCGTGGTGATTGGGCTGGGGTGGTTTGCTGTGACGGCGGTGGTGCGGCGGACGGGGCTGCTGGCGTGGGGGCTGGAGTTACCGATTGCGAAGGCGTTGAGGGTGCGGGATCTGGTTGTGAGTGAGGATGTTTGCCAGGCTGGGTGGGAGAAGTGGGAGCGGAGGGACAAGGTGAAGACGGGTTGA
- a CDS encoding emopamil-binding protein (similar to Metarhizium robertsii ARSEF 23 XP_007823482.2), producing MADLPPDLFDQTTIISLLATVAIVLVAYLTSKSVLPASTSSTLRFLFIWHLADALCHFILEGSFLYHCFFSYITPTADTDVASLFPTPFNFLGWENQRIYGPQSGGDNPFAQLWMVYARADKRWAGIDLGVVSLELLTVFFDGPVALYICYLISKGSPKVNFWMIVLATAELYGGFMTFCPEWLTGNVNLDSSNFMYMWVYLVFFNGLWVVIPLYAMWYSYSQISSAFAVQGTKKKI from the exons atggccgacCTACCCCCCGACCTCTTCGaccaaaccaccatcatctccctcctcGCCACCGTggccatcgtcctcgtcgccTACCTCACCTCCAAGTCCGTCCTGCCCGCCTCAACATCCAGCACCCTCCGCTTTCTCTTCATCTGGCACCTCGCCGACGCGCTGTGCCACTTCATCCTCGAAGGCAGCTTCCTGTACCACTGCTTCTTCTCGTACATCACCCCCACCGCGGACACGGACGTCGCGAGCCTGTTCCCCACGCCGTTCAACTTCCTGGGCTGGGAGAACCAGAGGATCTATGGGCCGCAGAGCGGTGGGGACAACCCGTTTGCGCAGCTGTGGATGGTGTATGCGCGGGCGGATAAGAGATGGGCGGGTATTGATCTT GGCGTCGTCAGTCTGGAGTTGCTGACTGTGTTCTTTGATGGACCTGTCGCGTTGTATATTTGCTATTTGATTAGCAAGGGGAGTCCCAAGGTCAACTTTTGGATGATTGTTCTTGCTACGGCTGAACTATATGGAG GCTTCATGACTTTTTGCCCTGAGTGGCTTACTGGTAATGTCAACCTGGATAGTAGCAACTTCATGTACATGTGGGTGTACctggtcttcttcaatggTCTTTGGGTGGTTATTCCCTTGTACGCCATGTGGTATTCGTACTCCCAGATCTCGAGTGCCTTTGCCGTTCAAggcaccaagaagaagatctAG